In Humulus lupulus chromosome 6, drHumLupu1.1, whole genome shotgun sequence, a single genomic region encodes these proteins:
- the LOC133785491 gene encoding uncharacterized protein LOC133785491, producing MGQPDYREARRLVYKADRYTLVDGVLYKRGFSVPLLRCVDEEEAMKVLYEIHEGECGNHASGPSTARKAMRQGYYWPSKERDANDFARKCDKCQRFRVPYKIISDNGTQFEGGTFEEYCRERGIRRSFSAVVHPQGNGQVEAINKVLKRNLKTKLEKMKGAWVEELPNVLWAYRTTPRTTTGETPFSLAYGCDVRLSSRLR from the exons ATGGGTCAGCCCGATTATAGGGAGGCTAGGAGACTAGTTTACAAGGCAGACCGATACACCTTGGTGGATGGGGTCCTATACAAGAGGGGGTTTTCTGTGCCGCTCTTGCGGTGTGTTGATGAGGAAGAAGCTATGAAGGTGCtgtatgaaatacatgagggtgAATGTGGCAACCATGCAAGTGGACCGTCAACGGCTCGGaaagccatgaggcaagggtactactggccttccaaGGAGAGAGATGCTAATGATTTCGCAagaaaatgtgacaaatgccaaag GTTCAGAgtgccctacaagattatttctgaCAACGGCACTCAATTTGAAGGGGGAACGTTTGAGGAATACtgtagggaaaggggcataaggaggagcTTTTCGGCCGTCGTGCATCCACAGGgcaatgggcaggtggaggccatcaacaaggtCCTAAAGAGAAACTTAAAGACAAAACTAGAGAAGATGAAGGGTGCTTGGGTCGAGGAGTTACCGAacgtgctttgggcctacagaaccactccCCGCACTACCACTGGAGAGAccccattctccttagcatatggatgtgatGTGAGGCTGTCCTCCCGATTGAGATAA